A genomic window from Brassica oleracea var. oleracea cultivar TO1000 chromosome C8, BOL, whole genome shotgun sequence includes:
- the LOC106311585 gene encoding transcription initiation factor TFIID subunit 1 isoform X1, whose translation MAESNGSHNESSSDDEEEYDDSNRGFNLGFIFGNVDNSGDLDADYLDEDAKEHLSALADKLGSSLPDINLLAKSDRTSDPAEQDYDRKAEDAVDYEDIDEQYDGPEVQVVSEEDHLLPKKEYFSTPVALGSLSSRASVFDDDDYDEEEEGQEEEHALVEKALETEESEPVVAKEDKTLEYEKEARIFESEDHMDTNGAQEEEVDELLEGALDEKGATALPTLYMEDGMVILQFSEIFAIHEPPQKRDKRENRYASYNRDKYKSMDISELVEDDEEILLKSHGGIDADANQADLIQLDIPFPMSEGLQLVKSGTIGGITPESREFSKLGRDSCIMGELLKPDVIEDDSSLCQSQLSMEVFPLYQHEWEHQILWENSPETSDNSGDSFESRLESLGMLVQGTNSETEQESLNVMTSREQAQAEKNMLVSFSANLLESFGSRGSHSGSESTNNRRHHPQLLRLESKSDEDHLSENDITGLENMKRPESKSRFSKLALQERDMGDEAWLDRIIWESDKELSRSQLIFDLQDEQMVFEILDNEETKNLQLHAGAMIVSRSSKFNDESLQEGCESNSGWQFNISNDKFYMNGKSSQQLQANTNKSGVHSLRVFHSAPAIKLQTMKNRLSNKDIANFHRPKAVWYPHDNELAIKQQGKLPSRGGSMKIVIKSLGGKGSKLHVGIEESVSSLKAKASKKLDFKETEAVKMFYMGKELEDENSLAVQNVQPNSLVHLVRTKVHLWPLAQKLPGENKALRPPGAFKRKADLSTKDGHVFLLEYCEERPLMLSNAGMGANLCTYYQKSSSEDQRGNLLRNQSDTLGNVMILEPGDKSPFLGEIQPGCCQSSVETNMYKAPVFPHRLQSTDYLLVRSPKGKLSLRRIDKIAVVGQQEPRMEVMSPGSKNLQTYLVNRMLVYVYREFMKSHSIAADELSFLFSNLTDAVVRRNMKLCAGLKRDKNGQPCWYKRPDFQVPPENELKKLVAPEHVCSYESMLAGLYRLKHLGITRFTLPASISAALTQLPDEAIALAAASHIERELQITPWNLSSNFVACTNQDRANIERLEITGVGDPSGRGLGFSFVKAAPKAPAAAGHMKKKAAAGRGAPTVTGTDADLRRLSMEAAREVLIKFNVPDEIIAKQTRWHRIAMIRKLSSEQAASGVKVDPTTIGKYARGQRMSFLQMQQQAREKCQEIWDKQLSSLSAYDGDENESENEANSDLDSFAGDLENLLDAEEGGEGEESNMSKNDKLDGVKGLKMRRRPSQVETDEEIEDEATEYAELCRLLMQDEDQKKKKKKIKAVGEGMGSFPPPRPSIGFQIAEPVRKATFIDENPIATQPDASFLVNESTIRDTRNWQVDSPIIKTPKGKQVKDNGNSLGPLKKVKILNENLKVFKEKKSARENFVCGACGQYGHMRTNKHCPRYRENTDPQPEGVDMEKSVGKPSTSELSGQAKIKPIKSTKAAPKSAIKVTVDATPKGDSSTSKTGGLPLKFRYGIPAGAMSDTPGLEAPGSSEQAAVSDIDTGTKTTSKISKLKISSKAKPKESNVESDRPLPTYSRERGESESHKPCVSGNQAASSRHTISILQPSSSMDRDQAESRRPHLVIRPPTEREQPQKKLVIKRSKEITDHDMSSLEESPRFESRKTKRMAELTGFQRQQSFRVAENSLERRPKEDRVWWEEEEISRRRDYDDMNVTEEPNEIAEIRRYEEVLRSEREEEERQKAKNKKKKKKMQPELVEGYLEDYPPRRNNNDRRGRNVRSRYVSDFEVNGADYAPQPKRRKKGEVGLANILETIVDTLRLKEEVSGLFLKPVSKKDAPDYFDIVKRPMDLSTIRDKVRKIEYRNHEQFRHDVWQIQLNAHLYNNNGRNPGIPPLADQLLEICDCLLEDYGDQLAEAEKGIDR comes from the exons ATGGCTGAATCCAACGGGTCCCATAACGAGTCTTCGTCAG ATGACGAGGAGGAATATGATGACAGCAACAGGGGTTTTAACCTGGGCTTTATCTTTGGAAATGTTGATAACTCTGGCGACTTGGATGCTGATTACCTTGATGAG GACGCCAAAGAACATCTTTCTGCATTGGCAGATAAGCTGGGTTCATCTCTACCAGATATTAAT TTATTGGCAAAATCTGATCGTACAAGTGATCCAGCTGAGCAAG ATTATGATAGAAAAGCTGAGGATGCTGTTGATTATGAGGATATTGATGAACAGTATGATGGGCCCGAAGTTCAAGTAGTTAGTGAGGAAGATCATCTGCTGCCCAAAAAGGAATATTTTTCCACTCCAGTTGCTTTGGGTAGTCTAAGTTCTAGAGCATCTGTGTTTGATGATGATGATTATGATGAGGAAGAAGAAGGACAAGAGGAGGAGCATGCCCTAGTTGAAAAAGCTCTTGAGACTGAAGAGAGCGAACCAG TTGTCGCCAAGGAAGACAAGACCTTGGAGTATGAAAAGGAGGCTAGAATCTTTGAAAGCGAGGATCATATGGACACAAACGGTGCCCAGGAG GAGGAGGTTGATGAGTTATTGGAAGGTGCATTGGATGAGAAAGGCGCCACCGCATTGCCTACTTTATATATGGAAGATGGTATGGTCATATTACAATTCTCCGAGATATTTGCTATCCATGAGCCACCACAGAAACGGGACAAGAGAGAAAATAGATATGCTTCGTATAATAGAG ATAAATACAAATCAATGGATATCTCTGAGCTTGTTGAAGATGATGAGGAGATACTCCTGAAGAGCCATGGTGGGATCGATGCTGATGCAAACCAAGCTGATTTGATTCAGCTAGATATTCCCTTTCCAATGAGCGAGGGCTTACAGCTGGTAAAATCTGGCACAATTGGAGGTATCACACCTGAATCAAGAGAATTCTCCAAGCTAGGAAGGGATTCATGTATCATGGGTGAACTGTTAAAGCCGGACGTAATAGAAGACGATTCCTCTCTGTGCCAGTCTCAGTTATCAATGGAAGTTTTTCCTCTCTACCAGCATGAGTGGGAACATCAAATTCTTTGGGAAAATTCTCCTGAAACTAGTGATAATTCTGGGGATAGCTTCGAATCTAGACTTGAGTCACTGGGTATGCTGGTTCAAGGAACAAATTCAGAGACTGAACAAGAAAGCTTGAATGTGATGACCTCTAGAGAGCAAGCTCAAGCTGAAAAGAATATGCTTGTGTCTTTTTCTGCCAATCTATTGGAGTCTTTTGGCTCACGAGGTTCCCACTCTGGAAGCGAGTCCACTAACAATCGTCGACATCATCCACAACTGCTAAGGCTAGAATCCAAGTCGGATGAGGATCATCTTAGTGAAAACGACATTACTGGATTGGAGAATATGAAGCGACCTGAAAGCAAATCTCGCTTCAGCAAACTTGCTTTGCAAGAGAGGGATATGGGGGATGAGGCATGGTTAGATCGTATAATATGGGAATCAGATAAAGAGTTGAGCAGGTCTCAACTAATTTTTGATCTTCAAGATGAGCAAATGGTCTTCGAAATTTTGGATAACGAGGAAACCAAAAATCTTCAACTTCATGCTGGAGCTATGATTGTATCCCGGTCTTCAAAATTCAATGATGAAAGCCTTCAGGAAGGCTGTGAATCAAACTCTGGCTGGCAATTTAATATTTCTAATGACAAATTCTATATGAACGGGAAAAGCTCTCAGCAGCTGCAAGCAAACACTAATAAATCCGGTGTTCATAGTTTGAGAGTTTTTCATTCGGCACCAGCAATTAAATTGCAGACAATGAAGAACAGATTGAGCAA TAAAGACATAGCAAATTTTCACCGGCCCAAAGCTGTGTGGTATCCACATGACAATGAGCTAGCCATCAAGCAGCAAGGAAAGTTACCCTCCCGAGGAGGATCCATGAAAATTGTAATCAAGAGCCTGGGGGGTAAAGGAAGCAAGCTACACGTTGGAATAGAGGAATCTGTCTCTTCGTTAAAAGCGAAGGCTTCTAAAAAGCTAG ATTTTAAGGAAACTGAAGCAGTCAAAATGTTTTATATGGGAAAGGAACTTGAGGATGAAAACTCTCTTGCTGTACAAAATGTTCAACCAAATTCTTTGGTACATCTTGTGCGTACCAAAGTACATCTGTGGCCATTGGCACAAAAGCTGCCTGGCGAAAATAAAGCTTTGAGACCTCCTGGGGCATTCAAGAGGAAGGCTGATTTATCTACTAAAGATGGCCATGTTTTTTTGTTGGA GTATTGCGAGGAGAGGCCGTTGATGCTCAGCAATGCAGGAATGGGTGCAAATTTGTGTACATATTATCAGAAGTCATCCTCAGAGGATCAACGTGGGAACTTGTTGCGCAATCAAAGTGACACCTTAGGGAATGTGATGATTCTGGAACCTGGAGACAAATCCCCTTTCCTTGGGGAGATACAGCCTGGTTGCTGTCAGTCATCTGTTGAAACAAACATGTATAAAGCACCTGTTTTTCCGCATAGATTGCAGTCAACAGATTATTTGCTGGTCCGGTCTCCAAAAGGGAAGCTCTCTCTAAGGCGTATTGACAAGATAGCTGTTGTCGGACAACAG GAACCTCGCATGGAAGTAATGTCTCCTGGATCAAAGAATCTACAGACTTATTTGGTGAACAGGATGTTGGTTTATGTGTACCGGGAGTTTATGAAGAGCCACTCAATTGCTGCAGATGAGCTGTCCTTTTTATTTTCTAACTTAACAGATGCAGTTGTCAGAAGGAACATGAAACTTTGTGCCGGTTTGAAG AGGGATAAAAATGGCCAGCCTTGTTGGTACAAGAGACCTGATTTTCAAGTTCCACCTGAGAATGAACTTAAAAAGCTGGTGGCACCAGAGCAT GTGTGTTCCTACGAGAGTATGTTAGCTGGGCTGTACCGGCTCAAACATTTAGGGATCACCCGGTTTACATTACCTGCCAGCATATCAGCTGCATTGACTCAGCTCCCAGACGAAGCTATTGCTCTCGCCGCTGCATCACATATTGAGAGGGAGTTGCAGATAACGCCATGGAATCTGAGCAGTAATTTTGTTGCTTGTACAAATCAG GATAGAGCAAATATAGAGCGTTTGGAAATTACTGGGGTTGGCGATCCATCTGGACGGGGTCTAGGATTCAGCTTTGTCAAAGCTGCACCAAAAGCACCAGCTGCGGCCGGGCATATGAAGAAAAAGGCAGCAGCTGGTCGTGGAGCCCCAACTGTCACTGGTACAGATGCTGATCTTCGCAGATTAAGCATGGAAGCAGCTCGAGAG GTTCTTATCAAATTCAATGTTCCTGATGAGATAATTGCTAAGCAAACTCGATGGCACCGTATAGCTATGATACGGAAGCTATCAAGTGAGCAGGCGGCATCTGGTGTTAAGGTTGACCCTACAACTATAGGCAAGTATGCCCGTGGGCAGAGAATGTCTTTCCTGCAGATGCAACAGCAGGCTCGAGAAAAGTGTCAGGAGATTTGGGATAAGCAACTTTCTTCCCTTTCTGCTTATGATGGTGATGAGAATGAAAGTGAAAATGAGGCCAACAGTGATTTGGACTCCTTTGCCGGAGATCTGGAAAACCTGCTTGATGCTGAGGAAGGTGGGGAGGGGGAAGAATCTAACATGTCTAAGAATGACAAGTTGGACGGAGTTAAGGGTCTCAAGATGAGACGAAGGCCATCTCAAGTTGAGACTGACGAAGAAATTGAAGATGAAGCTACTGAATATGCGGAGTTATGCAGATTACTGATGCAAG ATGAGGACCAGAAGAAGAAAAAGAAGAAGATCAAAGCTGTGGGAGAAGGAATGGGGTCCTTTCCTCCTCCACGTCCCAGTATAGGTTTTCAAATTGCAGAGCCTGTAAGAAAGGCCACTTTCATTGACGAGAATCCTATCGCCACCCAACCTGATGCATCTTTCTTAGTAAATGAGAGCACCATCAGAGACACCAGAAAT TGGCAGGTTGATAGCCCTATTATTAAGACCCCCAAAGGTAAACAGGTTAAAGACAATGGCAATTCTTTGGGCCCGCTTAAGAAAGTCAAAATACTTAACGAAAATCTAAAG GTATTCAAGGAAAAGAAATCGGCCAGAGAGAATTTTGTTTGTGGAGCCTGTGGTCAG TATGGGCACATGAGAACCAATAAACACTGCCCAAGATACAGAGAAAATACAGATCCACAACCCGAAGGTGTAGATATGGAGAAGTCCGTGGGAAAACCGAGTACTTCAGAACTATCAGGTCAGGCCAAGATTAAACCTATCAAGAGCACCAAGGCTGCGCCGAAAAGTGCAATAAAAGTCACCGTAGATGCAACTCCCAAGGGAGATAGTTCCACTTCCAAAACTGGGGGTCTCCCTCTGAAGTTTAGATATGGTATCCCTGCTGGAGCGATGTCAGATACACCTGGTTTAGAAGCTCCAGGAAGTTCTGAGCAAGCAGCAGTGTCGGACATAGACACTGGGACCAAGACCACATCTAAGATCAGCAAACTCAAGATTTCAAGCAAGGCAAAACCTAAAGAATCGAATGTTGAATCTGACAGACCTTTGCCTACATATAGCAGAGAGAGAGGGGAGAGCGAATCTCACAAGCCTTGCGTCTCTGGAAATCAAGCTGCCTCAAGCAGGCACACTATATCTATTCTGCAGCCATCTTCAAGCATGGATAGAGATCAAGCTGAATCTCGTAGGCCTCACCTGGTGATACGACCGCCTACAGAAAGAGAGCAGCCTCAGAAGAAACTTGTAATAAAACGTTCGAAAGAGATAACTGATCATGACATGAGTAGTCTTGAAGAGAGTCCACGGTTCGAGTCCCGGAAAACAAAAAGAATGGCAGAACTGACGGGTTTTCAGAGGCAGCAGAGCTTCAGAGTAGCAGAGAACTCTCTAGAGCGGAGACCAAAAGAAGACAGAGTGTGGTGGGAAGAAGAGGAGATAAGCAGGAGAAGAGATTATGATGATATGAATGTAACAGAAGAACCCAACGAGATAGCTGAGATCAGGAGATACGAAGAGGTACTACGGAGTGAGAGGGAGGAAGAGGAACGACAAAAAGCGAAGAATAAAAAGAAGAAAAAGAAGATGCAACCCGAACTAGTAGAAGGGTATCTAGAAGATTATCCTCCTCGAAGAAACAACAACGATAGAAGAGGCCGGAACGTTAGAAGCCGGTATGTGTCCGACTTTGAAGTGAATGGTGCGGATTATGCACCTCAACCTAAAAGACGCAAAAAAGGAGAG GTTGGGCTAGCAAACATCTTGGAAACCATTGTGGACACACTAAGACTCAAAGAAGAAGTGTCAGGGCTCTTCTTGAAACCGGTTTCGAAGAAGGATGCTCCAGACTATTTTGATATAGTGAAACGCCCGATGGATCTGTCGACAATCAGGGATAAGGTACGGAAGATAGAGTACAGAAACCACGAGCAGTTTAGACACGATGTGTGGCAGATCCAGCTCAATGCTCATCTTTATAACAACAATGGGCGTAACCCAGGGATACCGCCTTTGGCAGATCAGTTGCTGGAGATTTGTGATTGCTTGTTAGAAGATTATGGAGATCAGTTAGCAGAAGCAGAGAAAGGTATTGATAGATAG
- the LOC106311585 gene encoding transcription initiation factor TFIID subunit 1 isoform X2 codes for MEDGMVILQFSEIFAIHEPPQKRDKRENRYASYNRDKYKSMDISELVEDDEEILLKSHGGIDADANQADLIQLDIPFPMSEGLQLVKSGTIGGITPESREFSKLGRDSCIMGELLKPDVIEDDSSLCQSQLSMEVFPLYQHEWEHQILWENSPETSDNSGDSFESRLESLGMLVQGTNSETEQESLNVMTSREQAQAEKNMLVSFSANLLESFGSRGSHSGSESTNNRRHHPQLLRLESKSDEDHLSENDITGLENMKRPESKSRFSKLALQERDMGDEAWLDRIIWESDKELSRSQLIFDLQDEQMVFEILDNEETKNLQLHAGAMIVSRSSKFNDESLQEGCESNSGWQFNISNDKFYMNGKSSQQLQANTNKSGVHSLRVFHSAPAIKLQTMKNRLSNKDIANFHRPKAVWYPHDNELAIKQQGKLPSRGGSMKIVIKSLGGKGSKLHVGIEESVSSLKAKASKKLDFKETEAVKMFYMGKELEDENSLAVQNVQPNSLVHLVRTKVHLWPLAQKLPGENKALRPPGAFKRKADLSTKDGHVFLLEYCEERPLMLSNAGMGANLCTYYQKSSSEDQRGNLLRNQSDTLGNVMILEPGDKSPFLGEIQPGCCQSSVETNMYKAPVFPHRLQSTDYLLVRSPKGKLSLRRIDKIAVVGQQEPRMEVMSPGSKNLQTYLVNRMLVYVYREFMKSHSIAADELSFLFSNLTDAVVRRNMKLCAGLKRDKNGQPCWYKRPDFQVPPENELKKLVAPEHVCSYESMLAGLYRLKHLGITRFTLPASISAALTQLPDEAIALAAASHIERELQITPWNLSSNFVACTNQDRANIERLEITGVGDPSGRGLGFSFVKAAPKAPAAAGHMKKKAAAGRGAPTVTGTDADLRRLSMEAAREVLIKFNVPDEIIAKQTRWHRIAMIRKLSSEQAASGVKVDPTTIGKYARGQRMSFLQMQQQAREKCQEIWDKQLSSLSAYDGDENESENEANSDLDSFAGDLENLLDAEEGGEGEESNMSKNDKLDGVKGLKMRRRPSQVETDEEIEDEATEYAELCRLLMQDEDQKKKKKKIKAVGEGMGSFPPPRPSIGFQIAEPVRKATFIDENPIATQPDASFLVNESTIRDTRNWQVDSPIIKTPKGKQVKDNGNSLGPLKKVKILNENLKVFKEKKSARENFVCGACGQYGHMRTNKHCPRYRENTDPQPEGVDMEKSVGKPSTSELSGQAKIKPIKSTKAAPKSAIKVTVDATPKGDSSTSKTGGLPLKFRYGIPAGAMSDTPGLEAPGSSEQAAVSDIDTGTKTTSKISKLKISSKAKPKESNVESDRPLPTYSRERGESESHKPCVSGNQAASSRHTISILQPSSSMDRDQAESRRPHLVIRPPTEREQPQKKLVIKRSKEITDHDMSSLEESPRFESRKTKRMAELTGFQRQQSFRVAENSLERRPKEDRVWWEEEEISRRRDYDDMNVTEEPNEIAEIRRYEEVLRSEREEEERQKAKNKKKKKKMQPELVEGYLEDYPPRRNNNDRRGRNVRSRYVSDFEVNGADYAPQPKRRKKGEVGLANILETIVDTLRLKEEVSGLFLKPVSKKDAPDYFDIVKRPMDLSTIRDKVRKIEYRNHEQFRHDVWQIQLNAHLYNNNGRNPGIPPLADQLLEICDCLLEDYGDQLAEAEKGIDR; via the exons ATGGAAGATGGTATGGTCATATTACAATTCTCCGAGATATTTGCTATCCATGAGCCACCACAGAAACGGGACAAGAGAGAAAATAGATATGCTTCGTATAATAGAG ATAAATACAAATCAATGGATATCTCTGAGCTTGTTGAAGATGATGAGGAGATACTCCTGAAGAGCCATGGTGGGATCGATGCTGATGCAAACCAAGCTGATTTGATTCAGCTAGATATTCCCTTTCCAATGAGCGAGGGCTTACAGCTGGTAAAATCTGGCACAATTGGAGGTATCACACCTGAATCAAGAGAATTCTCCAAGCTAGGAAGGGATTCATGTATCATGGGTGAACTGTTAAAGCCGGACGTAATAGAAGACGATTCCTCTCTGTGCCAGTCTCAGTTATCAATGGAAGTTTTTCCTCTCTACCAGCATGAGTGGGAACATCAAATTCTTTGGGAAAATTCTCCTGAAACTAGTGATAATTCTGGGGATAGCTTCGAATCTAGACTTGAGTCACTGGGTATGCTGGTTCAAGGAACAAATTCAGAGACTGAACAAGAAAGCTTGAATGTGATGACCTCTAGAGAGCAAGCTCAAGCTGAAAAGAATATGCTTGTGTCTTTTTCTGCCAATCTATTGGAGTCTTTTGGCTCACGAGGTTCCCACTCTGGAAGCGAGTCCACTAACAATCGTCGACATCATCCACAACTGCTAAGGCTAGAATCCAAGTCGGATGAGGATCATCTTAGTGAAAACGACATTACTGGATTGGAGAATATGAAGCGACCTGAAAGCAAATCTCGCTTCAGCAAACTTGCTTTGCAAGAGAGGGATATGGGGGATGAGGCATGGTTAGATCGTATAATATGGGAATCAGATAAAGAGTTGAGCAGGTCTCAACTAATTTTTGATCTTCAAGATGAGCAAATGGTCTTCGAAATTTTGGATAACGAGGAAACCAAAAATCTTCAACTTCATGCTGGAGCTATGATTGTATCCCGGTCTTCAAAATTCAATGATGAAAGCCTTCAGGAAGGCTGTGAATCAAACTCTGGCTGGCAATTTAATATTTCTAATGACAAATTCTATATGAACGGGAAAAGCTCTCAGCAGCTGCAAGCAAACACTAATAAATCCGGTGTTCATAGTTTGAGAGTTTTTCATTCGGCACCAGCAATTAAATTGCAGACAATGAAGAACAGATTGAGCAA TAAAGACATAGCAAATTTTCACCGGCCCAAAGCTGTGTGGTATCCACATGACAATGAGCTAGCCATCAAGCAGCAAGGAAAGTTACCCTCCCGAGGAGGATCCATGAAAATTGTAATCAAGAGCCTGGGGGGTAAAGGAAGCAAGCTACACGTTGGAATAGAGGAATCTGTCTCTTCGTTAAAAGCGAAGGCTTCTAAAAAGCTAG ATTTTAAGGAAACTGAAGCAGTCAAAATGTTTTATATGGGAAAGGAACTTGAGGATGAAAACTCTCTTGCTGTACAAAATGTTCAACCAAATTCTTTGGTACATCTTGTGCGTACCAAAGTACATCTGTGGCCATTGGCACAAAAGCTGCCTGGCGAAAATAAAGCTTTGAGACCTCCTGGGGCATTCAAGAGGAAGGCTGATTTATCTACTAAAGATGGCCATGTTTTTTTGTTGGA GTATTGCGAGGAGAGGCCGTTGATGCTCAGCAATGCAGGAATGGGTGCAAATTTGTGTACATATTATCAGAAGTCATCCTCAGAGGATCAACGTGGGAACTTGTTGCGCAATCAAAGTGACACCTTAGGGAATGTGATGATTCTGGAACCTGGAGACAAATCCCCTTTCCTTGGGGAGATACAGCCTGGTTGCTGTCAGTCATCTGTTGAAACAAACATGTATAAAGCACCTGTTTTTCCGCATAGATTGCAGTCAACAGATTATTTGCTGGTCCGGTCTCCAAAAGGGAAGCTCTCTCTAAGGCGTATTGACAAGATAGCTGTTGTCGGACAACAG GAACCTCGCATGGAAGTAATGTCTCCTGGATCAAAGAATCTACAGACTTATTTGGTGAACAGGATGTTGGTTTATGTGTACCGGGAGTTTATGAAGAGCCACTCAATTGCTGCAGATGAGCTGTCCTTTTTATTTTCTAACTTAACAGATGCAGTTGTCAGAAGGAACATGAAACTTTGTGCCGGTTTGAAG AGGGATAAAAATGGCCAGCCTTGTTGGTACAAGAGACCTGATTTTCAAGTTCCACCTGAGAATGAACTTAAAAAGCTGGTGGCACCAGAGCAT GTGTGTTCCTACGAGAGTATGTTAGCTGGGCTGTACCGGCTCAAACATTTAGGGATCACCCGGTTTACATTACCTGCCAGCATATCAGCTGCATTGACTCAGCTCCCAGACGAAGCTATTGCTCTCGCCGCTGCATCACATATTGAGAGGGAGTTGCAGATAACGCCATGGAATCTGAGCAGTAATTTTGTTGCTTGTACAAATCAG GATAGAGCAAATATAGAGCGTTTGGAAATTACTGGGGTTGGCGATCCATCTGGACGGGGTCTAGGATTCAGCTTTGTCAAAGCTGCACCAAAAGCACCAGCTGCGGCCGGGCATATGAAGAAAAAGGCAGCAGCTGGTCGTGGAGCCCCAACTGTCACTGGTACAGATGCTGATCTTCGCAGATTAAGCATGGAAGCAGCTCGAGAG GTTCTTATCAAATTCAATGTTCCTGATGAGATAATTGCTAAGCAAACTCGATGGCACCGTATAGCTATGATACGGAAGCTATCAAGTGAGCAGGCGGCATCTGGTGTTAAGGTTGACCCTACAACTATAGGCAAGTATGCCCGTGGGCAGAGAATGTCTTTCCTGCAGATGCAACAGCAGGCTCGAGAAAAGTGTCAGGAGATTTGGGATAAGCAACTTTCTTCCCTTTCTGCTTATGATGGTGATGAGAATGAAAGTGAAAATGAGGCCAACAGTGATTTGGACTCCTTTGCCGGAGATCTGGAAAACCTGCTTGATGCTGAGGAAGGTGGGGAGGGGGAAGAATCTAACATGTCTAAGAATGACAAGTTGGACGGAGTTAAGGGTCTCAAGATGAGACGAAGGCCATCTCAAGTTGAGACTGACGAAGAAATTGAAGATGAAGCTACTGAATATGCGGAGTTATGCAGATTACTGATGCAAG ATGAGGACCAGAAGAAGAAAAAGAAGAAGATCAAAGCTGTGGGAGAAGGAATGGGGTCCTTTCCTCCTCCACGTCCCAGTATAGGTTTTCAAATTGCAGAGCCTGTAAGAAAGGCCACTTTCATTGACGAGAATCCTATCGCCACCCAACCTGATGCATCTTTCTTAGTAAATGAGAGCACCATCAGAGACACCAGAAAT TGGCAGGTTGATAGCCCTATTATTAAGACCCCCAAAGGTAAACAGGTTAAAGACAATGGCAATTCTTTGGGCCCGCTTAAGAAAGTCAAAATACTTAACGAAAATCTAAAG GTATTCAAGGAAAAGAAATCGGCCAGAGAGAATTTTGTTTGTGGAGCCTGTGGTCAG TATGGGCACATGAGAACCAATAAACACTGCCCAAGATACAGAGAAAATACAGATCCACAACCCGAAGGTGTAGATATGGAGAAGTCCGTGGGAAAACCGAGTACTTCAGAACTATCAGGTCAGGCCAAGATTAAACCTATCAAGAGCACCAAGGCTGCGCCGAAAAGTGCAATAAAAGTCACCGTAGATGCAACTCCCAAGGGAGATAGTTCCACTTCCAAAACTGGGGGTCTCCCTCTGAAGTTTAGATATGGTATCCCTGCTGGAGCGATGTCAGATACACCTGGTTTAGAAGCTCCAGGAAGTTCTGAGCAAGCAGCAGTGTCGGACATAGACACTGGGACCAAGACCACATCTAAGATCAGCAAACTCAAGATTTCAAGCAAGGCAAAACCTAAAGAATCGAATGTTGAATCTGACAGACCTTTGCCTACATATAGCAGAGAGAGAGGGGAGAGCGAATCTCACAAGCCTTGCGTCTCTGGAAATCAAGCTGCCTCAAGCAGGCACACTATATCTATTCTGCAGCCATCTTCAAGCATGGATAGAGATCAAGCTGAATCTCGTAGGCCTCACCTGGTGATACGACCGCCTACAGAAAGAGAGCAGCCTCAGAAGAAACTTGTAATAAAACGTTCGAAAGAGATAACTGATCATGACATGAGTAGTCTTGAAGAGAGTCCACGGTTCGAGTCCCGGAAAACAAAAAGAATGGCAGAACTGACGGGTTTTCAGAGGCAGCAGAGCTTCAGAGTAGCAGAGAACTCTCTAGAGCGGAGACCAAAAGAAGACAGAGTGTGGTGGGAAGAAGAGGAGATAAGCAGGAGAAGAGATTATGATGATATGAATGTAACAGAAGAACCCAACGAGATAGCTGAGATCAGGAGATACGAAGAGGTACTACGGAGTGAGAGGGAGGAAGAGGAACGACAAAAAGCGAAGAATAAAAAGAAGAAAAAGAAGATGCAACCCGAACTAGTAGAAGGGTATCTAGAAGATTATCCTCCTCGAAGAAACAACAACGATAGAAGAGGCCGGAACGTTAGAAGCCGGTATGTGTCCGACTTTGAAGTGAATGGTGCGGATTATGCACCTCAACCTAAAAGACGCAAAAAAGGAGAG GTTGGGCTAGCAAACATCTTGGAAACCATTGTGGACACACTAAGACTCAAAGAAGAAGTGTCAGGGCTCTTCTTGAAACCGGTTTCGAAGAAGGATGCTCCAGACTATTTTGATATAGTGAAACGCCCGATGGATCTGTCGACAATCAGGGATAAGGTACGGAAGATAGAGTACAGAAACCACGAGCAGTTTAGACACGATGTGTGGCAGATCCAGCTCAATGCTCATCTTTATAACAACAATGGGCGTAACCCAGGGATACCGCCTTTGGCAGATCAGTTGCTGGAGATTTGTGATTGCTTGTTAGAAGATTATGGAGATCAGTTAGCAGAAGCAGAGAAAGGTATTGATAGATAG